The genomic stretch AATTAATATCAGCATCGATACTTCCTAACGACCCCAAACTTTGTATTCTCgcataatttaaaatataaagtgtcggccatttaaaaaaaaaaattgatatttctaTCCTTAAAATAGATTGATTTAAATATATTGGACCAACATGCATTTTAAATATAAAACGGCAAATTGATCAAAATGTGAAGTCAAAATATTATTGTCAAAAGTAAGTCTTTTTAAATCAAACTACCAATTCAAATCCCTACCAACtcccaaaaaaatatatactcgTGTATTTCACTTGACTCGGTGCACATTTCAATGGCCGTGACTCTATCACGTGCCATCATCAGTTtcatttgttattattattattattttaaaaaaattgataaaatataCTCTTATCAACTTCAGTCACAGTCACAGTATCAGCATAAATATTCAGTAAAATAGAGTATTTCAATGCAGCGACGATAAATATTGAAATCTTAGTAAACGAGAGTGAAAACTTACTTCAAAGGAAAAGAACAACGCGACGATCTACATGGCTATCGGAGAAGACAACGACCAGCCTGCACCTTCGGCCGGTGTGGCCTTCAGGCTCCGGTGGGACGTGTTTCTGAGCTTTAGGGGTGAAGATACACGCTACAACGTCACTAAAAGCCTCTACGAGTCGCTCGAGAAGAAAGGCGTTCGAACCTTCCGAGACGACGATGGCCTCAATCGTGGAGAAGAGATCAACCCCTCCTTGCACGAGGCCATCGACGACTCGGCCGCCGCCATTGTTATATTCTCGAAGAGGTACGCCGACTCTCGGTGGTGTTTGGAAGAGTTGGCCAAGATTTGCGACTGCCCCAATAAGTTGATTCTGCCAGTTTTCTGCGAGGTCCCTCCTGGAGACGTCCGAAAACAGAAAGGAGAATATGAAAGAGATTTTCAGCTTCACGATGAGAATCGATCACCCGAATTGGTAGAGCGGTGGAGGAACGCCCTGAACAAGATTGGAAATATTTCTGGTTGGGTTATCGACAATAGGTAAAACATAACTTTTGTGTGTATGCATATtaatttatatctcttttgccttcAATCAAAATccgaaaaattaaaattagaacaATATATTTATAAAGATCTATCCTAATGAAGTATAAAGAGAAGAGAAAATGTGTatataaagaaaattattttttttttttataaataatagaTAGAAGCATATAAgcttgtttaattttatttacagaatttattaattatatttattaaatttatattattgtcatataaattttaaataaataaacaataatatatatataaaagaatgacatattaaatcaaaatttatgattattatatatatataatatgataattttttaaacataatcattttataataaaaattaatattatgtatcatatattattattatattaaatattattataataatattttataatatttgaatacatattaatataattagtaaaaattaagaattatatattattatcataataatattttataacatttaaatttatattaatataattattaaatatctagtcttgtattatatattactataataatgatattttataacatttgaatttaaatttaaatttatattaatatagttattatatatgcagtcttatattaatatttaagacaataatgatattttgcaatatttgaatttatattaatatgattaatactaaaaaaattaattctattaaattttaaaatattccgttaaagttaaccaaacaaattgttaaaactaagaattttcattatctatacaatattttttatatagaagagatgtcTATCATATTATGGCtaattttattgtaattttttttgatATTCTATATAGAAAGAAGATTTTtctaattatatgaaatttattTTGGAGCTTTTTCATTGCAAGTTACATTCTCATTCTTATTAATAACTTGATTATAttcatttttaacaaaaatactttattaatataaaaaaaacttattaaGAAAACTAACATGagtattttgtaaaatttaactTTTTTGTACTTTTTCAGCTTGAGAGATTTGTACTTTCTTATAAAAGGCATTATTatgtataaaatttaaaaataaaacaaaagaatttaaaattaaatggtccaatataaaattaaatattttaaatattaaaaaactaactcctcatctttttcttttttagtcTGTTTCTAATTTTCTCCATCCTTCTCCTTTTCCTTTCATTTGATCAATACATGAAAAGAATTTATAGAAGTAAATTCAAAAGCCTTTATTTTATCGCTATTCAtgtttcctttatttttatatatatttatatatatatttatcattaCTTCGTATTAGTTAACTTGTAGATAATATCTTGTAATAATACTtgcaataaatatataaaatataaaatttactatataatttaacattattgAGTAattagaatatatatttttttaaatggaggTAATTAGAATATTTGGGACTTTCACTTTTCGAagttaatatattaaaagaataaCAAATTTAATTTATACAGCTTGAACTTATAGGTTGGACCTGCAGGGTAATTAATATATAGAATAAAAGATAGCAAAGACTAATATACTTACCATTTACACTATTATCCCCATCCCCGCCTCATTCCTCATACTTACAATTTCATCTAAATGAGGAATGGAGCGGGGACGAGGATAATGATCTATCCTCGAATGTTAAATAGGGTGGGAGTGGGGATGACACTTTCCCTTCTGGCGGGAtccgtttaaatttttataatattttataagtatttatatatttctttatgtgttattgtagtatagtagtattttttttaatattttaaattttatttaagataatgtttagtattttaaataataaatattgtataatattttaatttacatataatttgttatttttattttaaaatttattttttaaataaatgaattCCCCATGAGAATTCCCGCCCCATTAAGAGAATCCCCACCCCACTCCGATAGGGAATAAGTAGGGATGGGGCGTGGACGAGGACGAGGATTAATATTATAAATGGGGATGAGGACGGGGAAGAACTCCCCACCGATTCCCCAGCTCATGTGTATCACTAGATCTAACCGTTCTTATTAGTCAAAGATCAATACTATCTATCAAtatatgtattattatttttttctcttccCTAGAAATTAAACTTCACatcattttaaaaatttatttcataCAAACTaagggtgcacacgggtcgggtTTTTGGGTTTCGGGTGCATCGAGTTCGAGTTTTGTGGGTTTCAGGTGAAGGAAAGTGGTACCGAATCCAGTTTGAAATTTTCGGGTTTTGGGGTGATTTCGAGTTTCGGGTGGGATTAGTCCAAAAATGGGCTTTGGGCCGAAAATGGGCcttggtaaaaaaaattcaaaaataccattttttttacactttttttttttttttacttttctcatgttttttttaactttgttgttagtttggtaatgttgattttttacaaattgggtcttggtaattttttttaattatgttcgaGTCCGGGTCACCCGAACCCATGTGCTCTTAATTTCAAAATCTGAACCCGATTCGAACTATATCGGGTTCGGATCGAATTTCATGCGAATTTGACGAGTTTTGCAAAAATCTAGGTTTTCGGGTTGCAGGTCGGGCGTGTTTGTAAatttttcgggtcaaatgttcaaCCCTAATACATAAGGTCTAAATTGTTCTtaataaaaagaattaattattaGTAAAACTATAATATATTGtcgaaaaaaattaaaacatcttGATCACTCCGGCCCATTTATTTTAAGTACAAATAGAAAattttaatcacatattttaattttatttttttaactcaaaataaaaaaatataaatacttTGAAATTGAATTTTATAATCACacgagaaaaaaaaaagagaatgttAGTGAAGTTTTTCTCTTTTATAAAAAtcaatatatgtaaaaaaaattaaataataaacgaAACTATGTATAAGAGATATACTAGATCTTTTGATGGTGCGTTAGTCTACCAAAACATTGagaatactaaaaaaaattataaattatagaAAAGCCATCAGATATGTATTTGAAATTGTTTTAACTAAATTCTAATAAAAGTGAAACTAAAATTAGGGTTTTGAGGGAATTTTCACTTACATATTTAATGATgaagatatttatattaaattttttataaaatatatataaattcaaataaaatcatattatttgtttgtttttaataatatttttttattcctCGGGTTATATAATTTGTTATTAAGTCTTTGTTAACTTTTACTATATATTCCTTTCTTAAACAACAATTAAAGAAAACTTTTCTCGTTACTTTttctttataattaaatattaaacatataattactttTATTTGGATGAAAATGCTATTAATTACTTATGATAAGGAAACAAAAAAACAAGAGATTTGTAGATTATAAAATTGAgttaacaaattactttttagaatgttttgtaaaattgtttaaatagactcctaaatccgattttgatgaatttttttaatataacaacataattaGGCAGCATAGTTATGCTTTTGTTTGAGttgttattttattaaattatttgtgAATTAGATTAAAAATAAAGTTGTGATTAAAATCAGGTTTAATAGTCTATTtggataattaaaaaaatatataaaatctaaaaaatagtttgtcaaaaaacaaaatttaaataagtaataaaacaaaacatatcatctacaaaaatatatctcctcaagtaaattaaaatatatacataaaaaaaagttATTCTACGAGTAAATACtatcttaaaataaataatataatatttcatgtaataagtttatttataaattattttttagaatttattttcaattacttttatataaataaacattgagatatttttttaaataaagaaacCAGTGACATATTTAAATGAACATTGAATTAGCTTGCTTATATTTggatgaatataaaataaaataatatcatatatatataattagaaataaaaaatttaacTACAATAATTATTTCCAAATTGTTAATTATTCATTCAATTTCTCCCTTtgaaagaatatatatttttaatttttcaacctttcttcttttttaaaaaaagtcaaaataataataacgaaAAGATCATCCTTGAGTGTTaagataataaaatataatatagaaAAGAtgatttattttcattattttgttAAACGCGATTAATTACTTAGCATGAGGAAACCAAAATAGAGGCGAATTGTAGATTAGAAAATTGAGTTGAAATTGGATTTAAGtaacttaatatatatatttatatatatatatgtatatatcccttttatataaaaaaaaatgtagatatcataatttattagttttaacggGTTGTTTTattagaatattttaaatatttaacaaaatttacttttaaaactaactaaaaataaatatttattaattatatttatataaattcaaatattataaaatataatttttatattaatatttaatatcagacgatatatacaataattatattaatataaataaaaaatgttataaatataattattataataatatataatacaagactagatatttaataattctattaatataaatttaaatgttataaaatattaatatgataataatatatagggtttatacttttttagaccctgtgtttttccccattacctgtttgggctccgtattttgataaattactttttggaccctatgttttgtaaaattgttaaaatagaaccctaaactcaattttatgaagaaaaaattgaatataacaatacagtttttaagcagaatgattttatttttgttctgaattgttagtttggtaaattatttgtcattttagttgagaaaacattgaccaacatcgagtttagagttctattttaaccattttacaaaacataaggtccaaaaagtaatttgtcaaaacacagggtccaaacaagtaatggtaaaaaacacaggatccaaaaatatataaaaataatcttaattttttactaattatattaatatgaattcaaatattataaattattattataataatatttaatacaaaactagatatttaatacttatattaatataaatttaaatattatcaaaaataattataataatatataatacacaatcttaatttttatttaaaaaattattatttatgttgaAAAAtgtcattatattatattatatatatataaatcataagcAATGttatggtttaatttttcatttaatatatttatgcgattattttatatataatatacttTTTTGAATCCTGTATTatttctcattacctgtttggactttgtgttttgacaaattattttttagaccctatttattgtaaaatgattcaaatagaaccctaaaatcgattttggttgaatttttctcaactgaaatcacaaataattcaccaagctatcaattcataacaaaaataaaatcattttgcttaaaaattgtgttgttatatttaatttttttcttcatcaaaattgagtttagggatctatttgaactattttacaaaatatagggttcaaaaatgaattttttaaaacacatggtccaagTAGGTAATCGgaaaaaacacatggtccaaaattgtataaactcatttttttatttatttgaaatttatatgacaatgatacaaatttaataaatataattaataaattttataaataaaattaaacaaacgaACATTGTACATTATTTATATCTAATATCTATATAAGGTCCTTTTATAGTAATGATTATATGTAGTTACATTAGTTTTGAACAATGAATTTGGATTCATTGGCTAGTTTACTTATATTTAAATGAACAAACAAAAATATATCGGATATAGTTAGAAatctttttattttctatttgaaCAAAATAGTTAGaaataaccttttttttttttactaaaatagTTATTTCATTCATTTTCTCTcttaaatatgaaaatatatttatatatgtatactatgttaAAGCAACGTGCAacgcacgtttgtttagttttaaaattgtaaacattgtttataattttaataaaaattgattctctgttttttcttttaaaatataccTATAATggaatgaattatagttttataatatatatataaatatttatatcaataatctctacatatatgatatctaaacacaacgtagatatgatatatatatttatatgactacatgacatatatatatatataaaatacaataatgtttaaaaagaaattaataatagaaataaaataagaatagaaaaagtcatagtgtagacagtaagatatatgcataaactatttttggtttctaatgtatctcacaatgccctttgatgaatttgatgaagaaaaagagttccaatcacttgataaaatataaactatcacacaaatttataagataaaaaaatgatgcatggctttattatttttaaataaatatgatttaattatttaaattatcataaaatatcttaaaaatattatattttaattaattaatttatttatttttgtttaagtttatgtttgttctagtttttgaatttggcagtgacaacaaaagattatatatatatatatatattatattttaatataatattaagtttaagtttaattaaattttatttaagttataaaatatatggttttattatttttaaataattatcattataaaatatctcaaaaatatcttattttaatttgtttaattatttatttaagtttaagtcatgtttacaatttactgttaaatataagaatattctgtaaaaattaacataaaaaaataaaaaatcataaaaacaaaaaaaattccgTTATCCATACACTTTTTATATTGAAGAGATATTATTTCTtaatctttctttttttttttttttaaaaaatgtcaaaattaaaaaaaaataactatccTTTAGTTTTCGGATGATAAAATATAATATAGAGAAGCAtacatgctttatttttattattttgataatttttttaaaatacatattttataattttatattcatatgaaacattattattgaaaataaaattaattaataaataagtacaTAATACTAAATACTATCtatatttttttgacaaaataatACAATTTGTTTTACTTTCCATAAAATGTAGTATTTTTATTTAACCAtaccataaatattataattaattataataggtaGTGCTTACAAAAAAAATCAGTATTGAATAATTTtccataaataaatatataaagatTTTGGGTTTTGCAGGTGTTGAGTACTTTGCTGTTCCCATAAAGAATGAATTGAATTAATAATACTCTGGCTAATTCTTCTTAGTTGTGTTATAATGCTATTTAAATGGTTTAAGTTcagtattttaatattatgaaacGAGGGTAAGTCTTTTCTTCTTGTAACCACAACAAAAATCACTTTTAGGGCGGGACATGTCATTTAAATGCTAATGGTGTACATTAGGGACGACTAATAGGTAGCTCCTAATATTTGCACCTGTGGCATAACTTTAGTGAATGTGTCGTCACTGATATGTCACTAGTCGCCTTTGATGGGGCGACAATGTCGCTCctaataccattttatttataaaaaataataaaataaaataatcaattaaaatttaaattattgattaacatttaaattattaattaaattttaaatcattaaaaacaaatatattaaaaataaaaatattatattaaatattcaaattagttcaTTAAGATAACAATTATCCATATTGTTAATGCATTaagataacaaatatccatattgtTAATATAATGTAACAATAAAATAAACCTAGCCTCCTGAATTAGTTGTCTCGTCCTCCATATAGTCTTCTTATTGTGGTTGTGGTGGCTGCGACAACGGCATCGACCAGGGATATTGAAGAGGTGATGTGGACGATCCtgctccatacatgtagggatacgaCGGTTGTGACGATGGTGGAACTGGGCACGAATAAGGTGATGGTGTTTCTCTGTACATGTATGGAGTTGCCACGGTTGAGACGGTGCTACCCCGTACATGTAATATTGTCGCTATCAGAAATAGGCTGGGGCTGGGGCtggagctggaggttgagaagaagAAGCTCCATAAATATTGTCGCTATCAGGCATAGTCGGCATCTGAATGTTTGGTGGATGAAATGAAGGTGAAAAAAATGAGACAAGaaattgacttggtcagtcaAATTCTTTAGCTTATtctccaaattttctatctttttTGATGAACATTAAGGAGAGGCTTGAGACTCGCTGAAGTGAGAGCGCTGGGTAGATGATGACCCCGACCCCTTCAATTTGCTGCCCAACTCTTCGCTCGTGTCCACGCCTTTGTCCCAATACTTTTTGTAGCACCTCCACTTGACCAACTATTGTCGAACCATCATCATTGGAAGTGGCACCAGATGCTTGTtgagtttgtaactcaaaatcaACCTTCAATGTTTCCTATTTTTCAAAAAACATTAGAGacactaaaaataaaatataactctatgaatattaaaaagcataattcaaacttacataatcttggcgaACATCGTCTTTCACAAAATCATTTGTTGTGTTTCTTCTAGTGGTATTCCTTCCATGACTCAATAAGGTTCGAGTTTGCCTAAAAAATATAACtcaaatgttagagaacatataatttaaaagaaaataagttTGATAACATTTTAACTTTCACTTACTCTTTCGTGACGGGTGGCCGCCAACGATTTTGTACTCTGCGTTGTAGAATACTTTTGTTTCTTCCGATTTTCCTTGTTCTTTAGGGAGCGCGCAATAAATTTCAAACTTGTAAATAACTGACAGATATGCTTGCACTCCTCCTTGTTAACATCCTTGGTTAGGTTGTCTAGAATCTTGTACCAATCCTTTGGTTGTTTGTAGTATTTCTCAAAGTGCTCATGTCTTATTGTTTTCCTATCATGGTATCAGTCTTTCATCTCTCAATCGATACCATCTATACACTTTAAGAAATCCTCGCGACCCTCTATTTGATAATAccactaaattaaaaaaaatacacatattaataatatagatatatatatatactatattaaagacacatttaaaaaaattatttaatattttttttacctagATCATGCCAAGGACTTGGTCCTTGTATTGTTCAGGCACTGATTCCCATGAATCGAAATATCCGGGAACTTTTGTTTTAATTTGGGTGCCCATGAGGCAGACAAAAGCAGCGTGCTCGCCCCCAACAACCTTGTACGTTCACGGGCAAAATCTTACTTTCAGTGGTTTTCCAGTTTTACGTCGCACCTCATCTAAATCTTTTCCAATAGCTACGCCACGACCCTTTCTCTTAGTTGGGATTCCTGTATTCTTTTTATTAACAATACAAATAATATTAGTATATACTAGATAAACATATTTGagtgaataaaagaaaaa from Humulus lupulus chromosome 5, drHumLupu1.1, whole genome shotgun sequence encodes the following:
- the LOC133780163 gene encoding uncharacterized protein LOC133780163 is translated as MSVDVTKAHGADAGCEPPPNPTSRLHGRIPTKRKGRGVAIGKDLDEVRRKTGKPLKVRFCPQTRTLLSHGRNTTRRNTTNDFVKDDVRQDYETLKVDFELQTQQASGATSNDDGSTIVGQVEVLQKVLGQRRGHERRVGQQIEGVGVIIYPALSLQRVSSLSLMFIKKDRKFGE